In one window of Hevea brasiliensis isolate MT/VB/25A 57/8 chromosome 10, ASM3005281v1, whole genome shotgun sequence DNA:
- the LOC131169305 gene encoding putative UDP-rhamnose:rhamnosyltransferase 1: MSEPGKKLHVALFPWLAFGHIIPFLDLAKHIAQRGHKISFISTPRNIRRLPNIPSNLAPLINLVSLPLPTVEHLPHSAEATIDIPSQKIPYLKIAYDGLQGPLLQFLKTSTPDWIICDFAPYWLPSIAANLRISRAFFNILAAWSISFFGSSSSAMINGEDPRTQPEDFTVVPNWIPFPSKVAYQLHEAKRAYPVAVNYSGVSDVFRLGSVIAGCDVIAVRSCNELEADFLRLLGELHRKPALPIGLLPPADFEARCNEDETWLTIREWLYKQNKGSVVYIAFGSEVELSQPEINELALGLELSGLPFFWVLRKRDNSVELPDGFKERVEGRGMVWTSWVPQLRILGHESVGGFVTHCGYSSVIEALYYGLALIMLPITVVDQGLIARVFGEKKVGVEVTRDEEDGSFARESVAESLRMVMVEKEGKVYRDNAREMSKLFADKDLHDRYIDHFVEFLQNH; encoded by the coding sequence ATGAGTGAACCTGGTAAAAAGCTTCATGTTGCTTTGTTTCCATGGTTGGCGTTTGGTCATATAATCCCATTCCTTGATCTTGCCAAGCACATAGCCCAAAGGGGTCATAAAATCTCCTTCATATCCACTCCTAGAAACATCCGACGGTTGCCCAATATCCCTTCAAATTTGGCACCGCTTATCAATTTAGTGAGCCTCCCTTTACCCACAGTTGAACATCTCCCACACAGTGCAGAGGCCACCATTGATATACCTTCCCAGAAAATTCCATACCTCAAGATTGCCTACGACGGCCTCCAAGGTCCTCTTCTCCAGTTTTTAAAAACTTCTACTCCGGATTGGATCATTTGCGACTTTGCTCCTTACTGGTTACCTTCCATTGCGGCCAATCTTAGGATCTCGCGTGCCTTCTTCAATATTTTAGCTGCATGGAGTATATCTTTCTTTGGATCATCATCTTCTGCCATGATTAATGGTGAGGATCCGCGCACTCAACCAGAAGATTTCACTGTAGTTCCTAATTGGATTCCTTTTCCTTCGAAGGTCGCCTATCAGCTCCACGAGGCAAAGCGAGCTTATCCTGTCGCGGTAAACTATTCAGGTGTCTCCGATGTGTTTCGTTTAGGATCAGTCATTGCAGGTTGTGATGTAATAGCTGTGCGGAGCTGCAATGAATTAGAGGCGGACTTTTTGAGGCTTCTTGGAGAGCTTCACCGCAAGCCTGCGCTTCCAATAGGTTTACTACCACCTGCAGATTTTGAAGCCAGATGTAACGAAGATGAAACGTGGCTCACAATCAGAGAGTGGCTATACAAGCAAAACAAAGGTTCTGTGGTTTACATAGCATTTGGAAGCGAGGTGGAACTGAGTCAACCTGAAATAAACGAGTTGGCACTCGGATTAGAGTTATCAGGGTTGCCATTCTTTTGGGTTCTAAGGAAACGGGATAACTCGGTTGAGTTACCCGATGGATTCAAAGAACGAGTCGAGGGACGTGGCATGGTGTGGACGAGTTGGGTACCTCAACTCAGAATCTTGGGTCATGAATCAGTAGGAGGATTTGTGACTCACTGTGGTTATAGTTCAGTTATAGAGGCACTTTACTATGGACTTGCTTTGATTATGTTGCCAATCACTGTAGTAGACCAAGGGCTAATTGCAAGAGTTTTTGGAGAGAAGAAGGTGGGTGTAGAGGTGACAAGAGATGAGGAAGATGGGTCTTTTGCGAGGGAATCGGTGGCTGAGTCGCTGAGGATGGTGATGGTTGAAAAGGAAGGAAAAGTATACAGAGACAATGCAAGGGAGATGAGCAAGTTATTTGCAGATAAAGATCTTCATGATCGATATATAGATCATTTTGTTGAGTTTCTGCAAAATCATTGA
- the LOC131169453 gene encoding uncharacterized protein LOC131169453, translating to MCIQTDLYPQMVDGSQDAISSHEYEEHEALQDACSNIHFSPILSRGYYFPFNKGNLVEQPDGYTKHPKSGIIYHDIIVGRGHPVRSSNLKVTFHYDFYDQFHELIQSNTVDRSPEEVHLCWHRFGEGLATFGFAV from the exons ATGTGTATACAAACTGACTTATACCCGCAGATGGTCGACGG GTCACAGGATGCAATTTCATCTCATGAATATGAAGAACACGAGGCGTTACAGGATGCTTGTTCAAATATTCACTTCTCGCCAATTCTATCTCGTGGATATTACTTCCCATTTAATAAAG GGAATCTGGTAGAACAACCTGATGGCTACACAAAGCATCCAAAGTCAGGGATTATCTACCACGATATTATTGTTGGTAGAGGTCATCCTGTACGCTCTAGTAATCTGAAG GTGACATTCCACTACGATTTCTATGATCAATTTCATGAGCTCATTCAGAGCAACACTGTAGATCGTTCTCCTGAAGAAGTCCATCTGTGCTGGCATCGATTTGGAGAAG GTTTGGCTACATTTGGTTTTGCTGTGTAG